The sequence below is a genomic window from Streptosporangium lutulentum.
CGATCGACGCCCGAGCGCGCAACCTGCGCGGCGAACACGTCGGGGAACCGCCGGTCCCCGAACCCGCCGGCCCCGGCCGCGCCCCGGCCGCCGAGAGCTCGCTACGCACCGTGGACACCCCTCCGGCCTTCGCCGTGGGCCAGCGGGTGCGCGCCAGGAACATGTCACCGCCCGGGCACACCAGGCTGCCGGGTTACGTGCGCGGGCACGCCGGAGTCGTCGACCTGATCCAGCCCGCCGCGGTGCTGCCGGACACGAACGCCCACTTCCAGGGCGAGAACCCGCAGTACGTCTACTCCGTGCGGTTCGACTCCCGCGAGCTGTGGGGCGCCGGCACCGACCCCTTCGCGGTCACCGCCGACCTGTTCGAGAGCTATCTGGAGAAGATCGCATGACCGGTGACGGATCCGCCGAACGCCTTCCCCCGGCGCTGCGCGCCGAGGCCCTCGAACAGTTGCTCACCGAGCGGGGCCTGGTCGACCCGGCCGCGATGGACAGGCTCATCACCCGGTACGAGACCAGCGTGGGCCCGCTCAACGGCGCCAAGGTGGTCGCCAGGGCATGGACCGACCCGGAGTACCGGCGGAGGCTGCTCGACGAGGGCACCGCCGCCATCAAGGAGCTGGGCTTCGGGGGGCCGCAGGGCGAGCACATCGTTGTCGTGGAGAACACCGCGACCGTCCACAACGTGGTGGTCTGCACGCTGTGCTCGTGCTACCCGTGGCCGGTGCTCGGCCTGCCGCCGAGCTGGTACAAAGACCCCGCCTACCGTGCGCGGATGGTCAGGGAGCCGCGCACGGTGCTGTCCGAGATGGGTCTCGAACTCGCCGGCGACGTGCGGATCACCATCCGCGACTCCAGCAGCGAGGTGCGCTGGCTGGTGCTGCCCGAACGGCCGGCCGGCACCGAGAACCTGTCCGAGGAACAGCTCGTGCCGCTGGTCACCCGGGACGCGATGGTCGGCGTGGCCAGGGTGAAAGCGCCGTGACCGCCCCGCTGGACATCGAGGGCCCGGCCGCGCCGCCGCGTTCCAACGGCGAGCTGGTGTTCGCCGAACCGTGGGAGAGCCGCGCCTTCGGCATGGCCGTCGCCCTGCACGAGGCGGGCGTGTTCACCTGGCCGCGGTTCCAGGCGGCGCTGATCGCCCGGATCGCGGCCTGGGAGTCCGCGCCGGCCGAGGGCGAGGGCTGGAACTACTACCGGAACTGGCTGGGCGCACTGGAGGACGTGCTGGCCGACGGCGGCATCGTGTTCGCCGGCGAGGTCACCGCGCGCGCCCGGACGCTGACCCGGCGTCCCGCCGGCCACGACCACCCGGACGACCACGACCACCCGCACTGACCCCGGAGAAGACCGGCTGGAGGGTGGCCTCCCGGCTCGGCGCGCGGACTCTGGGATCGGCGGCCTCCTTCACCCCGAGGAACGGCAACCCCTCAACCGGTGTCGCGTTCGCTCCTGATCGGCCGCCGGCGATCAAGAGCCTCGTGGATATGGCGCCGTCATCCGGATGCGGTCCGGCTCCCCCGGTGCCACGTCATAGCCGCAGAGCGTGGGCGGGTGACTCGGCGTCGCGCCAGCCGGGGATCGACTCGCCCGCCGCCCAGGTGGCGTGGGTTCCGCTGGAGATGCGCTCGGGAAGCCTGAGCCGCGCCAGCGGACCGTCGGCCACCCCTGCCGCGTCGAAGATCAGGCACTCGGAACGATCCTCGTTCATGTCGGTGGTCAGCGTGACGAGGTAACCGTCGTCCTCGGCGGAGGATCCCACCCGCGGCGCCATCGCGGGCTCGCTGCCGTACACGCCGGTGGGCAGCCCGAAACGCTCCTCGGTCCCGGTGAGCAGGTCGTGACGGACCAGCCCGTCGAACAGGAACCACCCCTCCAGCCCGGTCGCCGCGTAGGCGTAGCGGTGGCGACGGCCGCCGTAGGCGTTGTTGAGCACGCCGAACTCGGTGACGGAGTCGGTCAACCGCTCCTCCGCGCACCGGCCCGTCACCAGGTTCAGCCGCCAGCGGTGGAGCCGGGTCTGCATGCGGTCGAGCGCCAGGAAGCGGAACATCCGCTGATACAGGCCGCCCTCACCGGTGTCCCCGGGCTCGGGGGAATCCTGGAAGAACCCGTCCAGGACGATCTCGTCGCCCTCCTCGTAGGCGTTGACCCAGTGCAGGACGTAGGTGGGATCGGCCTCGAACCACTGGATCGGCCGGCCGCCGCCTCGGCGGGGCACGACGGCCAGCCTGGTCGGCAGCTCGGGGTGGAACCGCGCCGCGTACAGGCCCTTCGCCATCAGCTCGGGCTCCCAGAACAGGGGGCAGTCGTTGAGGATGGCGTAGTTCTCGGTGAAGGCCATGTCGTGCGGCAGGCGCGGCCCCGGAAGCGGGACCTCCACGTAGTGGCTGAGCCGGTCGTCGGCGTCGACGACCCCGTAGTGCATGTAGGGCTCGCCGGTGCCGTAGTTGAAGAAGAGAAGCTCGCCCGTGCGCGGGTCGGTCTTCGTGTGCGCCGAGACCCCGCAGTCGTAGGGGAAGGCCCCGCCCCACTCCGCCTTGCCGAGTGTCTCCAGGGTCAGCGGATCCAGCCGGTAGAGGTCTCCGCACTGGTAGAAGCTGGTGAGCGCGACGCCCGCGTGGACCATGACGTCGGTGCTGGAGGCGTCCTTCATCCGGCCTCGGGCGCCCCAGCCGTCCTGGCGCGGCGAGGAGGCGGGCCGCTCGGCGAGCCCGGCCCAGAGCGGTTTTCCCGCCTCCCGCTCGGCGAGCAGCCCGTCGGTGCGGATGAAACGGTTGCGGTAGAAGGCCTTGCCGTCCCTGAAGCCGACGACGTGGACCATGCCGTCGCCGTCGAAGGGGTGGTAGCGCTCGAGCGCGGGGTGCACCGGGTTCTCGGTGTTGCGCAGGTAGACCCCGTCGAGGTCCGCCGGTATCTCTCCCTCGATCACCTCCAGGTCCTCGGCGCGCCACTCGGTGGTCTGCGGCCGCCACGGCCCGGTGCGGTAGGGGTGGTCGTCGTCCTGTGGCAGGGTCGACAGCACGCGTCCGACGACTTCGACGTCCAATGCTCTTCTCCTCAGCTGGCCGCGCCGGGCCCGGTCGCCGGGGTCCGACCTCCCCGGACCGCCGAGCCGGACCCTGTCGTCCGGCGCCGACGACGAAACCGGTGATCGTCTTCCCCATTCTGATCGCCCGCCCGCCCGCCGACAAGGGCGGCGGGGCGCCCTGGAACGAAAGGACGGGCCCGGCGACGTCGTGGCCTCGGGGAAGGTCGCGATCAGGCCTGGCGCCACTCCGCCACGGTGCCCGCCTCGTGGACGCGCAGGTCGGGTGCGCCCTCCAGCGCCTTCTCCTCACCGCCGGGGGTGTAGGTGACGATCAGACGCAGCGGGCGCCAGGTCGCGTTGAAGGTCGAGTGGTAGGCGCCCGCGGGAATGTGCACGGTGTCGCCTTCCTTGATCGTGAACGGCTCGCCGTCGGCGACCGTCTGCACGGCCTCGCCGGAGATCACGTAGAGGATCTCCTCGGCGTCCGGGTGGTTGTGCCGGGCGTGCCCGCGGCCCGGGTTGACGATGACCTCGCCGAAGGTGCTGCCCGATCCCTCGACGGTGGACGGGGTGACGAACCATTTGATGAACCCCCAGTCGAAGGCCATCGTGGGTACGGCGTCCGGGCTCACATGCACGACATCTCCTCAGAGCTTCCCTCGGGGTCCACGTGGACCGGTGATTCAGAACTTCAGCGACTTGAAGGCCCTGACCTGCTCGGTGATCGCGCGCTCGGTCGGCAGCCGCTCGACCGACGACGCTCCGAAGAAGCCCACGACTCCCCGGGTGCGTTCCAGGACGTAACGCGCGTCCTGCGGCTCGGCGATCGGGCCGCCGTGGCAGAGGACGAGGATGTCGGGCCGGACGGCCACCGCGGCGTCACGCATCGCCTGGACCCGTTCGACGGACTCGTCCAGGGTCAGGGCGGTGCCCGCGCCGATGCTGCCCGCGGTGGTCAGCCCGACGTGCGGGACCAGGACGTCGGCGCCCGCCTCGGCCATGGCCCGCGCCTGGCCGGGGTCGAAGACGTAGGGCGCGGTGAGCAGGTCGCGCTCGTGCGCGAGCCGTACCATCTCGATCTCCAGGTCGTAGCCCATACCGGTCTCCTCCAGGTTCTGGCGGAAGACCCCGTCGTACAGGCCGACGGTCGGGAAGTTCTGGACGCCGGCGAAGCCCATGTCGGCCAGCTGGTCGAGGAACCTGGGCATCAGCCGGAACGGGTCGGTGCCGCACACCCCGGCGAGGACCGGGGTGTCCCGGACGACGGGAAGCACCTCTCCCGCCATCTCGACGACGATCTGGTTGGCGTCGCCGTACGGCAGCAGCCCGGCGAGCGAGCCGCGGCCCGCCATCCGGTAGCGGCCCGAGTTGTAGATGATGATCAGGTCGACGCCGCCGGCCTCGGCGCACTTGGCGGACAGTCCGGTTCCGGCGCCCGCCCCGATGACCGGCCTGCCCTCGGCGACGGTACGGCGGAGCCTGGTGAGAACGTCGTCGCGGTTCATCCCGCCCCTCCGGAGGAGATCATCAGGTGCAGCCGGTCGGCCATCGCACGGCCGAAGCCGGGGTCGTTGACGTGCAGGTCGAGTTCCTCCACCCGTACGGCGGAGCCTCGCAGGCCCTCGCGTACGGCCTCGAAGCAGGCCTGGTCGGCCTTCGGGTCGTGGAACGCCAGCCCCGGGGAGTCCAGGGCGGATACTCCCCCGCGCGGAAGGAAGAGCATGGTCGGACCGGTCGCGCCGCGCAGCTTCCCTGCCACCTGGTGGCCGAGTTCGGCCATCTCCCCCGCCGTGGTGCGCATCAGCGTCACGGTCGGATTGTGGATGTGGAACAGCCGCCCCTCGAAGCCCTCGGGCACGGTGTCCCTGGGACCGAAGTTGACCATGTCCAGCGCTCCGGGGGCGACGACCTGGGGCACGCCGTTCGCGCCCGCCGCGGTCAGTCGCCCAGGCCCCGCCGACAGCACTCCCCCGACCAGGTCGTCGGCCAGCTCGGTGGTGGTGAGGTCGAGCACTCCCGCGATCAGCCCGCTGCCGACCAGCGCCTCCAGCGCCTGCCCGCCGGATCCGGTGGCGTGGAAGACGAGGACCTCGTATCCGAGCTCCTCCAGGCGTTCCCTGGCGGCGTCGACTCCGGGCGTGGTCACGCCGAACATCGACGCGGCGACGAGCGGGCGGTCGTCGGCGTCGGCGGGGACCGCGACGCGCGCCATGCCCGCCACGGCGGCCGCGGCGTTGCCGAGGATGCGCCCGGAGACCCGGTTGATGCCCGCGATGTCGACGACGCTGTACATCAGCGTCACGTCCTTGGCGCCCACGTAGGGGGAGACGTCGCCGGAGGCCATGGTCGACACGATGACCTTGGGCAGGCCGATCGGCAGATCCCTGACGGCTCGGCCCGCGATCGAGGATCCGCCGCTGCCGCCCACCGCGAGCACGGCGTCGAGCCGGTTCCCGGCGTACAGCTCGGCCAGGATCACCGCGGCGCCCTCGCCCATCGCCGTGACGGCCGCGCCCCGGTCGCCGGCCGCGCGCAGCGCCTCGAGGTCGGCACCCCCGGCCTTGGCGACCCGGCCGTTGTCGATGTCGGCCGCCACCCGCGACTCACCCACCCCGGCGTCGACCAGGACGACCTCGCAGCCGAGATCGCGCAGTCGCTCACGGAGCCAGGCGTACTCCTGCCCTTTCGTGTCCAGCGTCCCTATCAGACAGATCGTCGGCATCTCGCCACGCCCCTCTGCTCGAAGACCTTCCTCGTCACGTTAATCGTGTTGATCGGCTTCGGGAACCCGGCGTACCGGACGCGATCACGTCCTTTCGCGGCGCGACCTCGCCTCGACGCGCGCCGGAGAGGCGCGGGTGTGCCGCCGGTGCCGACGTTCGGTCACCTCGGTCTCGCCGGCGCGGTGACCGCGTTCTCCGGCTCGCACCTCACATGGCGCCCCAATTCTCCTAGAATGTCATTCTAGGATTGGCCTGCTCACCGGTCCGTACCGCAAGGAGCCCACGTGCACGTCTCGCCAGAACTCCCGGAACTCCGTCAGCTCCGGGAACTCAACGCCGTCTTCGACCACACCGCCGTCGCCGCACCGCGGATCAGGGATCTCCTGCCGATCTACCATGATCTGCTGGGCGGCACCTTCCGCAGCGGCGGCGACCACCAGCTCGGCGGCTACCGGGCCATGCAGCTCACCTATCCGGGCGGCAGCAAGATCGAACTGATGGAGCCGCTCGCCGGATCCACCTTCTTCGACAGTTTCTTCGAGCTCACCCGCGGCAGGGGCGGCGTGCACCACCTCAACTTCCACGTGGACGACATCGACCGGGCGGTGTCCCTGCTCACCGGGCGCGGCTACCGCCTGCACGGCCTCAACCTGGGCGACCCGAGGTGGCGCGAGGTGTTCCTGCACCCCAAGGAGGCTCACGGCGTGCTGGTCCAGCTCGCCCAGCCCGGCCCCCGCGACTCCGAACCTCTCCCCTCCCTCGACGACGTCCTGGCCGGCCGGGGCCGCCGGGGCAACGGAATCCCCAGCCCCGCCTGATCAGAGCCCGGAACGACGTCGCGGCCCCGGCGCGTCATGCCCGTTTCCCCCGCGCGTGCCCGCGCCGCCCTCCACCCGCGCGGTTCTCGAACCGGATCGGGGCACCGGCTCGGCTCGGCGGCCGAGCCTTTCCTCACAGGCGGCCGGCTCGCCGGCCGCGCCTCGGAGTATCCGAGCCGGCATGGCCCAGCCGGCCAGCAGGTTCACGGCCTCCTGCGAGGGGGAACCGGGTTCGGCGGTGTAGACGACCAGCAGCTGGTCAGGGTCGGCGGCCATCGTCAGCACCTCGTAGTCGAGTTCCAGGTCGCCGACCAGGGGATGGCGGAAGCGTTTCCTGCCGAAGGTGCTCTCGACGACGCGATGAGCGGCCCAGAAGCGGCGGAAGTCCTCGCTCTTCGTCCTCAGCTCATCCACCAGCTCGGCGGTGCGCCGGTCGTTCGGGTGGCGACCGGCGCTCAACCGCAGCATTCCCACGAGCTGGGAGGTCACGGCCGCCCAGTCGCGGTACAGCACCCGCGTGGACTCGTCCAGGAGCATCCAGCGCACCAGGTTGCGGTGCTTGCACGGCATGGCGTTGAAGTCGGCCATCAACGCCCGTCCGATGACGTTGCAGGCCAGCACGTCTATCCGGCGGTCCAGAACGTACGCGGGCTGCAGGGGGAGGGCGTCCATGAGTCGGTGCAGGCCCGTGCGGACGCCCTGCGGGGCCACCTGCCGGCGGACGCACGCGGGCCGCGGCCGGGCCAGGTTGAACAGGTGCGCCCGCTCGGCCGGGTCCAGCCGCAGCGCCACGGCCAGGGCGTCCAGCACGGCCTCGGACGGGGTGATGTTCCGCCCCTGTTCCAGACGGGTGTAGTAGTCAGCGCTCACCCCGGCCAGCCGCGCCAGCTCCTCACGACGCAGGCCGGGCACCCGCCGATACGGCATGGCCGCGGGCAGCCCGACCGATTCGGGCTTGATTCGAGCTCGCCGGTTACGCAAGAACTCCATGAGCTCAGCGTTTCGGGTCATAGTGGCCCGTCACGCAACCTTGGCCGGGTAACTGGTCCAGCTTCTGATGGGTGAGCTGGCGGCGAAGTTCGTCTTGGGCCGGGCTTGGGCGTTGCGCCAGCGCACATAGGCGCCGATCGCCGCGTTCTGCTCGGCATGGCTGCGGTGATCAGTGCCATTGAGGGCGTAGTAGCGCAAGGCGGCGAATTCGGACTCGATCCAGTTCAACCACGAGCCATAGGTCGGCAGGAACACCAGCTCGACATCGTTGGCAGCCGCCCAGGCGCGGACCTCGCGGTGCTTGTGCGGCGAGTAGTTATCCATGATCACATGCAGTTTTTCGCCAGGCCAGCGCGCCCGGAGCGTCTTGAGGAAGGACAAGAACTCCCGCCAGCGTTTGCGTTTGCGGATGCGGTAAAACAGCTTGCCGGTGGCCAGATCCAGGGCCGCGATCATCTGCATGACGCCGTCGTAGCGATGGTAGGTGGCCCGCAGCCGGGCCGGTGAACCCTGAGGTCGCCACCGTTTGCCCTTACGCGGCAGCAGATTCAGCGGCCCGAGCTCATCGACGCAGATCACCCGCCCATCAGCGGGCGGGCTGTCATACAGCTTCAGCACGCGTCGCATCTTGGCGATGAAGTGCGGGTCGGTGGATGCCTTCCACGTCGTGGTGGTCTGCCAGCTCACCCCGCCCTTGCGCAGGATCCGCCGCAGATGCTCGCGGCTGATCGCCGCCACCACCCCTCGGGCGATGAGGTGCTCGGCCAGCGTGCGCAGGCTCCAGGTCGACATGCCGGCGATGCCCCACTCAGCGGGGACCGTCTTGGCGATCAGGCAGATGCGCTCACGCACCCGCTCACTGATCGCCGGGGGACGGCCCCCGCTCCATTTTGGGTCCAGCGCGTCAAACCCCCGCTCGTTGAAGGCGTGGATGACATCACGGACGTAGTCGTCACCGACCTGCATCAACGAGGTGATGTCCGGCACCGACTGGCCCTGGCCGGACATCATCACCACGATCGCCCGCCGCAACTTGATCGGATCCTTCGCGGTCCTCGTGATCCGCTGCAGTCTGCGGCCTTCCTCCATCGACAACGGCCGGACGAACACCTCTGGTCGGCGCGCCATGACCACCTCCCTATCTTGCGGAAGCAGCCAGCCTGACGGGTTCACCCCAGGAGATCAATTACCCGTCCAAGGTTCAGTGACGGGCCAATAGCTCCATGGTGCTCCGCCGTTTCCCAGCCCGGTGCGACGGGGTGCTCCGTTCCTAGGTATTCGTCTCCTAGGTCAAACTGGGCACCCGCACGGTCTCGGAAGACGTTCGGACCGGCGTTATTAGTGGAAGGACGGCCACAACGGCCGCCTCTCGTGAGACGGCGCGCAGCCCCGTGCGGATCGTGGCCGGCTCACCGAACCAGTCGGCGCTCATCCGATGGGGAGAAACATCGTGAAAACCTGGCTCATCGCCGGCTGCTCCACCGGCTTCGGCCGACATCTCGCCCAGGCCGTGCTGGCTCACGGCCACAGAGTCGTTGTGACCGCCCGCGACGTCGAACAGGTTGCCGACCTCGCGAGGGAAGGCGGCCGCCACGCACTGGCGATGAAACTCGACGTCACCGACCATGAGCAGGTGGTGTCCACGATCGGCCGGATCATGTCGGCCTTCGGAGGCATCGACGTGCTGGTCAACAACTCCGGCGTCGGCTGCTTCGCCGCGGCCGGGCGAAGCCCCGGCGATCAGATCCGCCGGGCGGGGCTCAGCGCCTTCGGGTTACCCGACGAGGTCCTCCTCGTCGAACCCAGCGAGCTTCACATCGGCAGGATCCTCTGTCCGCGGGCGGAGACCGCCTTGGCGGAGGAGCTCGGTCGCACGCCCACGGCCGGCACCCGGCGGGCGGCCGTCCGCGAGAGCGTGGGATCGGACGGCGACGATCCCGAACACGCGGCCATGGCGATCATCAAGGCGGTCGACGCCGACCCCCCTCCGCCCCGGTTGTCGTTCGGCCACGACGCCTACGAGTTCACCCTTGTCAGGCTCGGCGAACTGCGCGGGAGACTCTGACCCCTGAAGGCGGAGGATCCCGCTCGAAGATCGGAGAGTCCGCCTTCGGACGCCCGGTCAAAACAAAATTCTAGAATTATTGCCTTTACTCTTGAGGACGACCGTGACGACACCTCCGGAGAGGACCCGATGACACGCAAGCCTGGTGCCTGGGAGTGGAGCCGCACGGCGCAGACCCGTAAGAGCATGCTTCAGGCCGCGCGGGAGGTCTTCACCGAACGCGGCTTCGCCGAGGCCGGCGTGGCCGATGTCGTCGAACGCGCGGGGCTGAGCGTCGGCAGCCTCTACCACCACTTCGGGGGCAAGACCGAGCTGTTCCTCGCGCTGTGGGAGAACCACCAGACCGAGCACGAGGAGAACGCGGCCGGGGCGGTGGCGAAGGCCCGCCAGTCGGGTGTCCACGATCCCCTCGAACTGTTCGTCTCCGGCGCCCGAGCCTTCCTTGAGGGCTCCTGGGAGCGCCGGGACCTGGCCCGGTTGTTCATGGACGGCGACGTGCCACCGGGATTCGAGCTGATGCGCCGTACCCGGGGCCGCACGTGGGTCCGGCAGAACGCGGTCCTGCTGGGGGCGGGCAGCGCCCCCCTCGACCGCCTGACCGTCGCCGTCCTGACAACGATCATCGGCGAGGCGGGCCGGGAGGTCGCCACCTCCGACAGCCGGGAGGACGCCGAACAGATCACCGAGGCCGCGATCGAGCTCATCCGCCGCCTGGACCCGCTCCGCGACCTCCCTCACCCGGACCCGCAGGACCAGGGGCACCGGCAGGAACGGACCGGCGAACCCGGGCCACGGTGATCCGCCGCCGAGCGGCCGGGGCGGAGCACGCGAGCTCGCGGTCGATCGCGCGGAACGCGGCCCCCCAGGAGACCGGGTCCAAGAAGGCCGGGTCCAAGAAGGCCGGGCTCAAGGAGGAGGGCGACCCGTTCTCGTGGCGGTTCACCGCACCGCTGCTCATGGGCTCCGCCCTCAACCCGATCAACAGTTCCCTGATCGCCACCGCCCTCACGCCGATCGCCCACGCCATGGGCGTCTCGGTCGGCAATACCGCCGTGCTGGTGGCCGCCCTCTACCTGGCCAGCGCGATCGCCCAGCCGACCGCCGGCAAGCTGGCCGAGGAGTTCGGTCCCCGCCGGATCTTCCTGGCCGGCGCCTTCTTCGTGCTCGCCGGCGGCGTCCTGGGTGCCCTGGGCCAGAATCTGACAATGCTGCTGGTGTCACGTGTGTTGATCGGCATCGGCACCTCGGCCGGTTATCCGACGGCCATGCTGCTGATCCGGCGTCGCGCGGCGGCGGCCGGGATGCGTGAGCCGCCCGGCGGAGTGCTGGGTGCGCTGTCGATCACCGGACAGGCGACCATCGCACTCGGCCTGCCCCTCGGCGGCCTGCTCGTCGGCGCGGCCGGATGGCGCTGGACCTTCCTGATCAACATCCCGTTCGCGCTCGCCGCCCTGGCGATGACACTCGCCTGGATCCCCCGCGACGTCCCCTCCACGCGGTCGCGGAGCCTGCGCGAACTGAGCGCCCGCATCGACATCGCGGGCATCGCCGGCTTCGGCGGGGCCATGACCTCGCTGCTGGTGTTCCTGATGTCGCTGCCCGAGGCGAACTGGATCGCCCTCGCCCTGGCGATCGTCCTGGCCACCGCGCTGACCGTCTGGGAACTCCGGGCCTCCAGCCCCTTCCTCGACGTACGGCTCCTCGCCTCGAACCTGGCGCTGACCCGCACCTACCTGCGCAGCGGGCTGACTCTGCTGGGCGTGTACACCGTGCTGTACGGCGTCACCCAGTGGCTTGAGGCCGGCCGAGGGTTCTCCTCCGAGCTTGTCGGCCTGCTGGTCCTGCCGATGACCGGACTGGGCGTGCTCGTGTCCCAGGCCGTCGCCCGCCGTGACCTGACACGCGGGGCACTCATCGCCGCCGCCGTCTCCTCCCTGGCCGGCTCGATCGGGATGCTGTTCCTGGACGCGACGGCGCCGGTCATCGCCATCGTCTGTGTGACCATGCTCTTCGGGGTCGCCCTCGGCACCACGTCCATCGGCAACCAGACCGCCCTCTACACCCAGGCCCCGGCCGAGCGGATCGGCACCGCCTCCGGGTTGTTCCGCACCTTCGGCTACATCGGTTCCATCGCCTCCTCCACGATCACCGGTATCGCCTTCAAGAACGACGTCACGGACGGCGGGCTGC
It includes:
- a CDS encoding MFS transporter, with the protein product MIRRRAAGAEHASSRSIARNAAPQETGSKKAGSKKAGLKEEGDPFSWRFTAPLLMGSALNPINSSLIATALTPIAHAMGVSVGNTAVLVAALYLASAIAQPTAGKLAEEFGPRRIFLAGAFFVLAGGVLGALGQNLTMLLVSRVLIGIGTSAGYPTAMLLIRRRAAAAGMREPPGGVLGALSITGQATIALGLPLGGLLVGAAGWRWTFLINIPFALAALAMTLAWIPRDVPSTRSRSLRELSARIDIAGIAGFGGAMTSLLVFLMSLPEANWIALALAIVLATALTVWELRASSPFLDVRLLASNLALTRTYLRSGLTLLGVYTVLYGVTQWLEAGRGFSSELVGLLVLPMTGLGVLVSQAVARRDLTRGALIAAAVSSLAGSIGMLFLDATAPVIAIVCVTMLFGVALGTTSIGNQTALYTQAPAERIGTASGLFRTFGYIGSIASSTITGIAFKNDVTDGGLHTIALILIAVSALILVMTLADRALRNPAAARSGRAERRRRGRTG